In Devosia beringensis, a single window of DNA contains:
- a CDS encoding NADH-quinone oxidoreductase subunit C: MDDVIQLDPLVDLGQHIAGALGAAVILQEIAFGELTLTVQRDSIVSVATFLRDDPKCRCISFTDVCGADYPERDERFEVVYHFMSPHLNHRVRVKLSADDVTPVPSITGVFRGADWFERETYDLYGVLFSGHPDLRRILTDYGFDGHPLRKDFPVSGFVQVRYDEERKRVVYEPVQLMQEFRTFDYLSPWEGTDYVLPGDEKAKQ; the protein is encoded by the coding sequence ATGGATGACGTCATCCAGCTTGATCCGCTTGTGGACCTGGGCCAGCACATTGCTGGTGCTTTGGGCGCTGCGGTCATTTTGCAGGAAATCGCCTTTGGCGAACTGACCCTGACGGTGCAACGCGATTCGATCGTTTCCGTGGCGACTTTTCTGCGCGACGATCCCAAGTGCCGCTGCATCAGTTTCACCGATGTCTGTGGCGCTGACTATCCTGAGCGTGATGAGCGCTTCGAGGTGGTCTACCACTTCATGAGCCCTCATTTGAATCATCGGGTCCGGGTGAAGCTGTCGGCAGACGACGTGACCCCAGTGCCCAGCATTACCGGTGTGTTCCGGGGCGCCGACTGGTTCGAGCGCGAAACCTATGACCTCTATGGCGTGCTGTTCTCGGGCCATCCGGACCTGCGCCGCATCCTGACCGACTACGGCTTTGACGGCCATCCTTTGCGCAAGGACTTCCCGGTCTCGGGCTTTGTCCAGGTTCGCTATGACGAGGAGCGCAAGCGCGTCGTTTACGAGCCCGTGCAGCTGATGCAGGAATTCCGCACCTTTGACTATTTGTCGCCTTGGGAGGGTACCGACTATGTGCTGCCCGGTGACGAGAAGGCCAAACAATGA
- a CDS encoding NuoB/complex I 20 kDa subunit family protein, protein MGLSDNETLVAPRPTGLIDPRTQQVAGAKDPFFTDVTDELADKGFLVSTVSQLVTWARTGSLMWMQTGLACCAVEMMQMSMPRYDIERFGTAPRASPRQSDVLIVAGTLTNKMAPALRKVYDQMPEPRYVISMGSCANGGGYYHYSYSVVRGCDRVLPVDVYVPGCPPTAEALLYGILLLQKKIRRTGTIER, encoded by the coding sequence ATGGGATTGAGCGATAACGAAACGCTTGTCGCGCCACGCCCGACCGGCCTGATCGATCCGCGTACCCAGCAGGTTGCCGGCGCCAAGGATCCGTTTTTCACCGATGTGACGGATGAGCTGGCCGACAAGGGCTTTCTGGTCTCGACCGTTTCCCAACTGGTGACCTGGGCGCGCACCGGTTCGCTGATGTGGATGCAGACAGGCCTGGCCTGCTGCGCCGTCGAGATGATGCAGATGTCGATGCCGCGCTACGATATCGAGCGCTTTGGCACTGCGCCGCGTGCCTCGCCGCGCCAGTCGGACGTCCTGATCGTCGCCGGCACACTGACCAACAAGATGGCCCCCGCGCTGCGCAAGGTCTACGACCAGATGCCCGAGCCGCGCTACGTCATCTCGATGGGCAGTTGCGCCAATGGTGGCGGTTACTACCACTATTCCTATTCGGTGGTTCGCGGTTGCGATCGTGTTCTGCCGGTCGACGTCTATGTCCCTGGCTGCCCCCCGACCGCTGAAGCGCTTCTCTATGGCATCTTGCTGCTGCAGAAGAAGATCCGCCGCACCGGCACCATCGAACGATAG
- a CDS encoding NADH-quinone oxidoreductase subunit A — protein sequence MTDLLSDYLPIIIFLGLSAVIGLALLVVPFLVAVRNPDPEKVSAFEAGFDAFDDARMKFDVRFYLVSILFIIFDLEVAFLFPWAVAFRDVGWFGFWSMMIFLGVLTVGFIYEWRKGALEWD from the coding sequence ATGACTGATTTGCTCAGCGATTATCTGCCCATCATCATCTTCCTTGGCCTGTCCGCCGTGATCGGCCTGGCCTTGTTGGTGGTTCCCTTCCTTGTTGCCGTCAGAAATCCGGATCCTGAAAAGGTCTCGGCCTTCGAGGCCGGTTTCGATGCATTTGACGATGCGCGCATGAAGTTCGACGTGCGGTTTTACCTCGTGTCGATTCTGTTCATCATTTTCGATCTTGAAGTGGCGTTTCTGTTCCCTTGGGCAGTGGCGTTCCGCGATGTCGGCTGGTTCGGCTTCTGGTCCATGATGATCTTCCTGGGCGTGCTGACGGTTGGCTTTATCTACGAATGGCGCAAAGGGGCACTGGAATGGGATTGA
- a CDS encoding outer membrane protein — protein MSVRSLYLGVAAAALLVSGAQAADLIIPTTPQPMYEAAGFDWEGLYAGVNVGGVFTNTNGLTNLQTNASQFSVGGAVGVNFIAYDPILLGLEVQGDYVFQDGDDAGMFLALARVGAVVTDQVVVYAAGGVGLTSRSGTTDNGIYALGGGVEVAVTDAVSVRGEVLGLGDFSNTAGDQFFDGAKATVGVFYHF, from the coding sequence ATGAGCGTACGTTCCCTTTATCTCGGTGTGGCAGCTGCCGCGCTTCTCGTCAGCGGCGCTCAGGCTGCCGATCTGATCATCCCAACGACCCCACAGCCAATGTATGAAGCTGCTGGCTTCGATTGGGAAGGTCTGTATGCAGGCGTTAACGTCGGTGGCGTGTTCACCAACACCAACGGCCTGACCAACCTTCAGACCAACGCATCGCAGTTTTCGGTTGGTGGCGCTGTTGGCGTCAACTTCATCGCTTACGACCCGATCCTGCTCGGCCTTGAAGTCCAGGGTGACTACGTGTTCCAGGACGGCGACGACGCCGGCATGTTCCTGGCACTGGCTCGCGTTGGCGCAGTCGTGACCGACCAGGTCGTCGTGTACGCAGCTGGCGGCGTTGGCCTGACCAGCCGTTCGGGCACCACTGACAACGGCATCTACGCCCTCGGCGGCGGTGTTGAAGTTGCTGTGACCGACGCTGTGTCGGTTCGTGGCGAAGTGCTCGGCCTCGGCGATTTCTCGAACACCGCTGGCGACCAGTTCTTCGACGGTGCCAAGGCAACCGTCGGCGTATTCTACCACTTCTAA
- a CDS encoding outer membrane protein, whose amino-acid sequence MFVRSLSLGVAAAALLVGGAQAADLIIPTTPQPIYEAAGFDWEGLYAGVNVGGVFTNTNGLTNLQTNASQFSVGGAVGVNFIAYDPILLGLEVQGDYVFQDGDDAGMFLALARVGAVVTDQVVVYAAGGVGLTSRSGTTDNGIYALGGGVEVAVTDAVSVRGEVLGLGDFSNTAGDQFFDGAKATVGVFYHF is encoded by the coding sequence ATGTTTGTACGTTCACTTTCTCTCGGTGTGGCAGCTGCCGCGCTTCTCGTCGGCGGCGCTCAGGCTGCCGATCTGATCATCCCAACGACCCCACAGCCAATCTATGAAGCTGCTGGCTTCGATTGGGAAGGTCTCTATGCAGGCGTTAACGTCGGTGGCGTGTTCACCAACACCAACGGCCTGACCAACCTTCAGACCAACGCATCGCAGTTTTCGGTTGGTGGCGCTGTTGGCGTCAACTTCATCGCTTACGACCCGATCCTGCTCGGCCTTGAAGTCCAGGGTGACTACGTGTTCCAGGACGGCGACGACGCCGGCATGTTCCTGGCACTGGCTCGCGTTGGCGCAGTCGTGACCGACCAGGTCGTCGTGTACGCAGCTGGCGGCGTTGGCCTGACCAGCCGTTCGGGCACCACTGACAACGGCATCTACGCCCTCGGCGGCGGTGTTGAAGTTGCTGTGACCGACGCTGTGTCGGTTCGTGGCGAAGTGCTCGGCCTCGGCGATTTCTCGAACACCGCTGGCGACCAGTTCTTCGACGGTGCCAAGGCAACCGTCGGCGTATTCTACCACTTCTAA
- the msrA gene encoding peptide-methionine (S)-S-oxide reductase MsrA: MSSTRALHLAPTNSRRATLALLLVMPVFAMGLFNKPADAQEAPVTIPAPAADLAETGSTATAVFAGGCFWGVQGVFQHVVGVTNAVSGYSGGAADTATYEQTGSGTTGHAEAVQITYDPSVVSYGDLLQIYFSVAHNPTQLNYQGPDHGTQYRSTIFALNEQQAATAEAYIAQLDETGLFEGPVVTTIEPLQAFYPAEQYHQDFLTLNPTWPYIVMHDLPKIAALKAIFPDMYRADPVLVGTL; this comes from the coding sequence GCCCGTCTTTGCGATGGGCCTGTTCAATAAACCGGCTGATGCGCAGGAAGCCCCGGTGACAATCCCTGCACCCGCCGCCGATCTTGCCGAGACGGGCAGCACGGCGACCGCCGTTTTTGCCGGCGGCTGCTTCTGGGGGGTGCAAGGCGTCTTCCAGCACGTGGTCGGCGTCACCAATGCTGTGTCGGGCTATTCCGGCGGCGCGGCCGATACGGCCACTTACGAGCAGACCGGCAGCGGAACCACGGGACATGCCGAGGCCGTGCAGATCACCTACGACCCCTCGGTGGTAAGCTATGGCGACCTGCTGCAGATCTATTTCTCGGTGGCCCACAATCCGACACAGCTGAATTATCAGGGCCCCGATCACGGCACCCAGTATCGGTCGACCATCTTCGCGCTCAACGAGCAGCAGGCGGCCACAGCCGAAGCCTATATCGCTCAGCTCGATGAAACCGGCCTGTTTGAAGGGCCTGTCGTCACCACCATCGAACCGCTGCAGGCATTCTATCCCGCCGAACAATATCACCAGGACTTCCTGACGCTCAATCCGACCTGGCCCTATATCGTGATGCACGACCTGCCTAAAATTGCCGCGCTCAAGGCAATCTTTCCCGATATGTACCGCGCAGATCCCGTGCTGGTAGGAACGCTCTAG